From Triticum aestivum cultivar Chinese Spring chromosome 4A, IWGSC CS RefSeq v2.1, whole genome shotgun sequence, a single genomic window includes:
- the LOC123082121 gene encoding dirigent protein 1: MASLSSLFLASAFLLAGSAFFYRYDAGSGNKTSGTTTTHLHFYMHDDYTGPRPTAMRVVSGRAVSTGDNATALKTAPRHFGDIVVLNNALTVGPSGGSARVGTAQGWAVRVSEGGIVSDLTLHLVLEACEHHGSSLMARGRIDMDATVRESVLIGGTGRFRYARGYMLTKNYDYSLATGGVVEIDVYVQHD; encoded by the coding sequence ATGgcttccctctcttctctcttccTTGCGTCGGCTTTCCTCCTTGCTGGCTCAGCCTTCTTCTACCGCTACGACGCCGGAAGCGGCAACAAGACTAGCGGCACAACTACCACGCACCTCCACTTTTACATGCACGACGACTACACAGGCCCACGCCCCACCGCGATGCGCGTCGTGTCCGGCCGGGCCGTATCCACCGGCGACAACGCCACGGCGCTGAAGACCGCGCCGCGGCACTTCGGCGACATCGTGGTGCTCAACAACGCGCTGACGGTGGGGCCCAGCGGCGGCAGCGCGCGGGTGGGCACGGCGCAGGGCTGGGCCGTCCGCGTGTCGGAGGGCGGCATCGTGTCGGACCTGACGCTGCACCTGGTCCTCGAGGCCTGCGAGCACCACGGCAGCTCGCTGATGGCGAGGGGCCGCATCGACATGGACGCGACGGTGCGGGAGTCGGTCCTCATCGGCGGAACCGGCCGGTTCCGGTACGCGCGGGGCTACATGCTCACCAAGAACTACGACTACAGCCTCGCCACCGGGGGCGTCGTTGAGATCGACGTCTACGTGCAGCACGACTAG